From the Serratia nematodiphila DZ0503SBS1 genome, one window contains:
- the recC gene encoding exodeoxyribonuclease V subunit gamma: MFTVYHSNQLDLLKTLTSALIARDPLTDPFQQEVVLVQSPGMAQWLQMQLAEQFGIAANVAFPLPATFIWDMFTRVLPDIPKESAFSKDAMTWKLMWLLPEMLTQPAFAPLQHYLTDDGDKRKIHQLAGRVADLFDQYLVYRPQWLESWQRGERIGGLAEAQQWQAPLWARLVEYTRELGQPEWHRANLYSRFIHALEQATTCPPGLPPRVFICGISALPPVYLEALQALGRHIDIHLMFTNPCRYYWGDIQDYAFLARLQSRKRRHYHQAREQGLFREPADAARLFDAEGQQQLSNPLLASWGKLGRDHLYLLSQMEGAQEVDAFVDIPADTMLHAVQRDMLELEDHAVIGITAETLESSFSKRPLDENDRSLSLHACHSPQREVEVLHDQLLSMLAQDPSLTPRDIIVMVADIDSYTPYIQAVFGNALAERYLPFAISDRKARQAHPALQAFISLLDLPQSRFTSEQVLALLEVPALAARFAIGEEGLRLLRHWVGESGVRWGLDDDNVRELDLPATGQHTWRFGITRMLLGYAMDSNAGDWQGILPYDESSGLVAELAGQLADLLAQLSHWRQILSEARPLEAWLPLCRQLLDAFFAADSDTEVVLALIEQQWQQAINFGLAARYPDEVPLTILRDDLAARLDQERISQRFLAGQINFCTLMPMRSIPFKVVCLLGMNDGVYPRTLPPLGFDLMAQQVKRGDRSRRDDDRYLFLEAILSAQQRLYISFIGRSIQDNSPRYPSVLVTELLEYLEQSYCLPGDEELSADDSARRVGEHLLKWHARMPFAAENFLPGSEAQSYAAEWLPAADGRGAAHPAFNQPLPAEALQQISLDELLRFYRHPIRAFFQLRLGVSFILEETELPDEEPFTLDNLSRYQFNSQLLNTLIDGDDPERLFQRVRAAGGLPYGAFGEIYWQKQQEEMSELAEQVRAERAESHSLELDIDIAGVRLSGWLHQVQDDGLLRWRPATLSAVDGILLWLEHLVYCRAGGTGESRIYGRKNSVWRFAALAPEEAQAQLAELLAGYQRGLCQPLLLLNKSGWAWLSQCYQPETQQIDWEEEAQIKARAKLLQAWQGDQRIPGEGEDPYVQRVFRQLDNEYLAQILAETERYLLPVARHNLG; encoded by the coding sequence GATAGCCAGAGATCCGTTGACCGATCCTTTTCAACAGGAGGTGGTGCTGGTGCAAAGCCCCGGTATGGCGCAATGGCTGCAGATGCAGCTGGCGGAACAGTTCGGTATCGCCGCCAATGTCGCGTTTCCGCTGCCGGCGACCTTCATTTGGGACATGTTCACCCGGGTGTTGCCGGATATCCCGAAAGAGAGCGCCTTCAGCAAGGATGCCATGACCTGGAAGCTGATGTGGTTGTTGCCGGAGATGCTGACTCAGCCGGCGTTTGCGCCACTGCAGCACTATCTGACCGATGACGGCGACAAGCGCAAAATCCACCAGTTGGCCGGCCGGGTCGCCGACCTGTTCGACCAATATTTGGTTTATCGCCCGCAGTGGCTGGAGAGCTGGCAGCGCGGCGAACGCATCGGCGGTCTGGCGGAGGCTCAGCAATGGCAGGCGCCGCTCTGGGCGCGACTGGTGGAATACACGCGTGAACTGGGGCAGCCGGAATGGCACCGCGCCAATCTGTATAGCCGCTTTATCCACGCGTTGGAACAGGCAACAACGTGTCCGCCCGGTTTGCCGCCGCGGGTGTTTATCTGCGGCATCTCGGCGTTGCCGCCGGTCTATCTGGAGGCGCTGCAGGCGCTGGGGCGGCATATCGATATCCACCTGATGTTCACCAACCCTTGTCGTTATTACTGGGGCGACATTCAGGATTACGCTTTCCTGGCCCGCTTGCAGAGCCGCAAGCGCCGTCACTATCATCAGGCGCGCGAGCAAGGGCTGTTTCGCGAACCGGCCGACGCGGCGCGCCTGTTTGACGCCGAAGGGCAGCAGCAACTCAGCAACCCGCTGCTGGCCTCCTGGGGCAAGCTGGGGCGCGATCACCTTTACCTGCTGTCGCAGATGGAAGGGGCGCAAGAGGTCGACGCCTTTGTCGATATCCCAGCCGATACCATGCTGCACGCCGTTCAGCGCGATATGCTGGAACTGGAAGACCATGCGGTAATCGGTATTACCGCGGAAACGCTGGAAAGCAGCTTCAGCAAACGTCCGCTTGATGAGAACGACCGCTCCCTCAGCCTGCACGCTTGTCACAGCCCGCAGCGGGAAGTGGAGGTTTTGCACGATCAGCTGCTGAGCATGCTGGCGCAGGATCCGTCGTTGACGCCGCGCGACATCATCGTGATGGTGGCGGATATCGACAGCTACACGCCATACATTCAGGCGGTGTTCGGCAATGCCCTCGCCGAGCGCTACCTGCCGTTTGCCATTTCCGACCGTAAAGCGCGCCAGGCGCATCCGGCGCTGCAGGCGTTCATTTCACTGCTCGATCTACCGCAAAGCCGCTTTACCTCGGAACAGGTACTGGCGTTGCTGGAGGTGCCGGCCCTGGCCGCCCGTTTCGCCATTGGCGAAGAGGGGCTGCGCCTGCTGCGTCATTGGGTCGGTGAATCCGGCGTGCGCTGGGGCCTGGACGATGATAACGTGCGCGAACTGGATCTGCCCGCCACCGGCCAGCACACCTGGCGCTTCGGCATTACGCGCATGCTGCTTGGCTATGCGATGGACAGCAATGCCGGCGATTGGCAGGGCATTTTGCCTTACGACGAATCGAGCGGGTTGGTCGCCGAACTGGCGGGGCAACTGGCAGACCTGCTGGCGCAGCTCAGCCACTGGCGGCAAATCTTGAGCGAAGCGCGCCCGCTCGAGGCGTGGCTGCCGCTGTGCCGCCAACTGCTGGATGCCTTCTTCGCAGCGGACAGCGACACCGAAGTGGTGCTGGCGCTGATCGAACAGCAGTGGCAGCAGGCCATTAATTTTGGCTTGGCGGCGCGCTATCCCGATGAGGTGCCGTTGACCATTCTGCGTGACGATCTGGCGGCGCGCCTCGATCAGGAGCGCATCAGCCAGCGCTTCCTCGCCGGGCAAATCAACTTCTGCACGCTGATGCCGATGCGTTCCATTCCGTTCAAGGTGGTGTGCCTGCTGGGCATGAACGACGGCGTGTATCCGCGCACGCTGCCGCCGCTGGGCTTTGATCTGATGGCGCAGCAGGTCAAACGCGGCGACCGCAGCCGCCGCGATGACGACCGCTATCTGTTCCTGGAAGCGATTTTGTCCGCTCAGCAGCGGCTGTATATCAGCTTCATCGGCCGTTCCATTCAGGACAACAGCCCGCGCTACCCTTCGGTGCTGGTCACTGAGCTGCTTGAGTACCTGGAGCAAAGCTATTGCCTGCCAGGAGATGAGGAACTCAGCGCAGACGACAGCGCCCGACGGGTTGGTGAGCACTTGCTGAAGTGGCATGCGCGCATGCCGTTCGCCGCCGAGAATTTCTTGCCGGGCTCGGAGGCGCAAAGCTATGCTGCCGAGTGGCTGCCCGCCGCCGATGGTCGCGGTGCGGCGCATCCGGCGTTCAACCAGCCGCTGCCTGCCGAAGCGCTGCAGCAAATATCGTTGGATGAGCTGCTGCGGTTTTACCGCCATCCGATTCGCGCGTTTTTCCAATTGCGGCTGGGCGTCAGTTTTATCCTGGAAGAGACCGAGCTGCCGGACGAAGAGCCCTTCACGCTGGATAACCTCAGCCGCTACCAGTTTAACAGCCAACTGCTGAATACCCTGATCGACGGCGACGATCCCGAACGGTTGTTCCAGCGGGTGCGTGCCGCCGGCGGCTTGCCCTATGGCGCCTTCGGCGAGATCTATTGGCAAAAGCAGCAGGAAGAGATGAGCGAGCTGGCCGAACAGGTGCGTGCGGAACGCGCAGAGAGCCATAGCCTGGAGCTGGATATCGATATTGCCGGCGTACGTCTCAGTGGCTGGCTGCATCAGGTGCAGGATGACGGCCTGTTGCGCTGGCGGCCCGCTACGCTGTCGGCGGTGGACGGCATATTGCTGTGGCTGGAGCATCTGGTGTACTGCCGCGCCGGCGGCACCGGCGAGAGCCGCATCTACGGCCGCAAGAACTCCGTCTGGCGCTTTGCCGCGCTGGCGCCTGAAGAGGCGCAGGCGCAGCTGGCGGAGCTGTTGGCGGGCTATCAGCGCGGTCTGTGTCAGCCGCTGCTGTTGCTGAACAAAAGCGGCTGGGCGTGGCTGAGTCAGTGCTATCAGCCGGAAACGCAGCAAATCGACTGGGAAGAAGAAGCGCAAATTAAGGCACGCGCCAAATTGCTGCAGGCCTGGCAGGGCGATCAGCGCATTCCCGGAGAAGGGGAAGATCCCTACGTGCAGCGAGTGTTCCGCCAATTGGATAATGAATACTTAGCGCAAATACTGGCCGAAACAGAGCGTTATCTGCTGCCGGTAGCGCGACATAACCTGGGGTAA